One Candidatus Bathyarchaeota archaeon DNA window includes the following coding sequences:
- a CDS encoding MFS transporter, protein MNLESAAEQQPLENYRWFMLFLAWLIYFCFGLICFSIAPLVTPVMSELRLTYTQVGVAAGAWPLIYIASAYPEGLLIDKLGLWRSLFLGLIVISASSMLRALAFDFPSLFGSIAIFGFGAPMVSVGLPKLVATWFTGRERGTASGIYFTGVSSGTAFSLGATNSLVLPYLGSWRSCFLLYGSVALVTSVLWLFLGKSSHKNMQSTHVRGRGVWGGVSELLKCRDLWLVIVIGSTTFIVAHGLNNWLPKILESYYLQAVTAGLLAAIFSLCRIVGSLGISKASYMFGSRKLVVSSTLLMVAISILLMAAGRGIWLALGIFACGIGVGALPPLLLTILMDMPEVGSRRMGSAGGLYFSFGEVGGVLGPILIGFLRDLTGSFLTGLLTVASLITFMFILSLFMRNPPSA, encoded by the coding sequence ATGAACTTGGAGTCTGCTGCTGAACAGCAACCGCTGGAGAACTATAGATGGTTTATGCTCTTCCTTGCATGGTTGATATACTTTTGTTTCGGCCTGATATGTTTCTCAATCGCGCCTCTTGTGACTCCTGTGATGAGTGAGCTCAGGCTTACATATACGCAGGTTGGAGTCGCAGCCGGCGCTTGGCCCCTCATCTACATCGCCTCAGCTTATCCTGAAGGTTTACTAATAGATAAACTAGGTTTGTGGAGGTCCCTGTTCCTGGGCTTGATCGTAATATCGGCGTCTAGTATGCTTAGGGCGCTGGCCTTCGACTTTCCAAGTCTATTCGGATCAATAGCCATATTCGGTTTTGGAGCACCGATGGTCTCTGTTGGCCTACCAAAACTTGTGGCTACATGGTTCACTGGCCGTGAGAGAGGAACCGCCTCAGGAATATATTTTACAGGCGTATCTTCTGGAACAGCCTTCTCCCTTGGTGCAACCAACAGTCTGGTCCTCCCATATCTTGGAAGTTGGAGGAGCTGTTTCCTCCTATACGGTTCAGTAGCTCTGGTTACTTCGGTTCTTTGGCTCTTCCTAGGCAAATCGTCTCACAAAAATATGCAGAGCACCCATGTTAGGGGGCGTGGGGTGTGGGGTGGAGTCTCTGAGCTTCTGAAGTGTAGGGATCTATGGCTGGTAATCGTCATAGGTTCAACGACATTCATAGTCGCTCACGGCCTCAACAACTGGTTGCCAAAAATTTTGGAGTCATACTATCTCCAAGCAGTAACTGCTGGATTGCTGGCTGCGATATTCAGCCTATGCAGAATAGTCGGTAGTCTAGGTATTTCGAAGGCTTCTTACATGTTCGGATCGAGGAAATTGGTGGTCTCATCAACCCTACTGATGGTAGCTATCTCAATACTACTTATGGCGGCTGGTAGAGGTATATGGTTGGCCCTTGGAATATTTGCATGTGGCATCGGTGTCGGAGCTTTACCCCCACTTCTTCTCACCATTCTGATGGATATGCCAGAGGTAGGTTCGAGGAGGATGGGTTCGGCTGGGGGACTATACTTTTCATTCGGAGAAGTGGGTGGGGTTCTCGGCCCCATCCTCATAGGGTTCCTCAGGGACCTCACAGGCTCATTTCTTACAGGTTTATTGACGGTGGCATCGCTTATAACATTCATGTTTATACTAAGCCTCTTCATGAGAAATCCCCCTTCTGCCTGA
- a CDS encoding CoA-binding protein, which produces MGDSKNRFDSYFISKTYEELRRVFEPKSVAIIGASDKIDKVGGAITRNVLNSNYNGEVYLVNPKLPRIFGRKAYPSVEELPENVDLVEIIVPASLVPETMRRLAGKNVAGAVIISAGFAESGNSDLQSEVVEIARTIGIRVIGPNCFGIINTDIGLDLTFTFTNALRGSIAFISQSGAMCCGTLDWAYNREIGFSKFINLGNECDVDISDVLAYLSLDPNTKVICAYVEGVKDGRKLIEVGRLVARSKPIIVLKAGSSEAGARASLSHTGSMAGSESVVDAGLRQACMLRVNDVDDIFDAAVALMNQPLPEGGRVGIISNAGGLAVLVSDWCSKFGLQIPVLPDEVQRKIKNFLPPIASTSNPIDMTGGADYECYRNVLDTVLAEDTIDCVICIFVSQGLVTAAQPARAVVEVAGRYSKPVLAFWMGERSTREGVEFLRRGRIPCYPSPSRVAMAASTIVSYSKLRKTLNRT; this is translated from the coding sequence ATGGGTGACTCAAAAAATCGATTTGACAGCTATTTCATCTCAAAGACTTATGAGGAGTTGAGGAGAGTCTTCGAGCCGAAGTCTGTAGCTATAATAGGTGCATCAGACAAGATAGATAAGGTTGGAGGGGCGATCACGAGAAACGTTTTGAACAGCAATTACAATGGAGAGGTCTATCTGGTAAATCCCAAGCTGCCAAGAATATTTGGACGCAAAGCATACCCAAGTGTTGAGGAGTTACCTGAAAATGTTGATCTGGTAGAGATAATTGTTCCAGCAAGCCTTGTACCTGAGACGATGAGGCGGCTGGCTGGTAAGAATGTAGCTGGAGCGGTGATCATATCTGCTGGGTTTGCTGAGAGTGGAAACTCCGATCTTCAATCTGAGGTTGTAGAGATCGCGAGGACGATAGGTATCAGGGTTATTGGCCCTAACTGTTTCGGAATAATCAACACAGATATAGGTTTAGACTTGACCTTCACCTTCACAAACGCGTTGAGGGGATCCATAGCCTTCATTTCTCAGAGTGGGGCTATGTGCTGCGGAACCTTGGATTGGGCGTACAATAGGGAGATAGGGTTCTCAAAATTCATAAATTTGGGCAATGAATGTGACGTCGACATCTCAGATGTTTTGGCATACCTCTCTCTCGATCCTAATACCAAGGTTATATGTGCATATGTCGAGGGTGTGAAGGATGGGAGGAAGCTTATTGAAGTAGGGAGGCTTGTTGCTCGAAGTAAGCCTATAATAGTTTTGAAGGCTGGGTCTTCAGAGGCTGGCGCCAGGGCATCCCTATCCCATACTGGTTCAATGGCTGGTTCAGAGAGTGTTGTCGACGCAGGTCTGAGGCAGGCTTGTATGCTCAGGGTGAATGATGTTGACGATATCTTCGACGCAGCCGTAGCGCTGATGAACCAGCCTCTGCCTGAAGGGGGTAGAGTAGGAATAATCAGCAATGCAGGTGGGTTGGCTGTCTTGGTGTCAGACTGGTGCAGTAAGTTCGGCCTCCAGATTCCAGTGTTGCCAGATGAAGTTCAGAGAAAGATCAAAAATTTTCTGCCACCAATAGCTTCAACTTCGAATCCTATAGATATGACTGGTGGGGCTGACTATGAATGTTACAGGAACGTGCTCGATACGGTTCTGGCCGAGGATACGATAGATTGTGTAATATGCATATTCGTCTCCCAGGGCTTGGTTACAGCTGCGCAGCCTGCTAGGGCGGTTGTAGAGGTAGCTGGCAGATACAGTAAACCTGTCCTAGCATTTTGGATGGGTGAGAGGAGTACAAGGGAGGGTGTTGAATTTTTGAGGAGAGGCCGGATCCCATGTTATCCGTCACCTTCGAGGGTTGCCATGGCTGCGTCGACCATCGTGTCTTATAGCAAACTTAGGAAAACCCTAAATCGAACTTGA
- a CDS encoding Lrp/AsnC ligand binding domain-containing protein, with amino-acid sequence MIFIVFADIEAAREKEAYLSVAEISKLPNVKGVYLTFGGHDFVVIHEAPDLASAVQTAVKIRNIPGVTDTETIICMDIHEVFGS; translated from the coding sequence ATGATCTTCATAGTCTTTGCCGATATTGAAGCGGCGAGGGAGAAGGAGGCTTACCTATCTGTAGCTGAAATATCAAAGTTGCCAAACGTCAAAGGTGTATATTTGACTTTTGGTGGACATGACTTCGTAGTCATCCATGAGGCTCCGGACCTAGCGAGCGCCGTTCAGACAGCGGTCAAAATAAGAAATATCCCTGGAGTCACAGACACTGAGACTATAATATGTATGGATATACATGAAGTCTTTGGGTCATAA